gggcGCCTGAAACGCAGCCTCCCATGTGCcccaaaactttttatttttatatcaacCAAGCACACAGGCAAAGTCAGGTCAGCGCTGCCTCGGCCGTAGGGGCCCAGAGACCCTCTCATGAAAAAACACATCACCAGGGGCTGGTCCCTGAGGCTCCCTGGGGTGTGGGACCGGGCAGGGCTGCGTTCCCTTTCGCTGTGCCCAAGGACAGCCCCAAGGGCTGTGACCCCGCGCCCTGGGCCCCGGCTGTGCGTGCAGAGCAGTTAAAGGCAGCACCAGGGAGAAGCAGAGGTAGTTTCCCAGCTTGGTGCAACAAGGTGAGTTTGTTTGCACCCCCGCCAGGCCCCTGGCAAagccagggaggaggaagaggtgccAAGGGTGCTGCTGCCCTTAAGGCTGAGTCTGGGAGCCCTCGGGGGTGCCAGCCTGCACCCACACACTGGTGTGCAGGGTCAGTGCTGCTCTGGGACAGTGCTGGGGCGAGCCCCGGAGCTGTGTGCTTCCAGCACCATCCCCACGGGGGGAAAGGCACCATCGGTGAGTGTAAAAGCACTATCTGTGGTCACGGGACGGGGTGACCTTTTGCACAGGGTCCCCTCTCCTGCCAGCACAAGGCCAAGGCGAAGGGACTtgtgaagcaaagtgaagcaGCAGGAGAGGCACCGTGCAGGCACtgagaggcagggaggggtggaatggagggggaggaggtgcccaAACCTCCACCACAGACCCTGACACTGCTCAAGACAGGTATCAGGCCCCCAGAGTCTCCCACTGTGTCCTGAGTAAAACCGAAGAGGTGCAGGATTAGGCCCTGCTGGGAACCAGAGGGCCCCAATgagggtgctggggcagaggcagagcttGTCCTGCCCTCGCAGCCCCGGGCTCGCTCCTGCCTGGGCTCCAGCGGCTCAGAGGAagaggggctgctcctgcccggtCAGTAAGCGGTACGTGGAGGCTGGCATGGTCTTGATGTGGACCTGGGCAGAAACACACAGATCAGCTGGGAGATGCCAAAGCCCCGGGCTGGGCTCAGGCTACAGGTGCAAAACCCTGGGCCCAGCTCGCTCCGTGTGCGGCCACAGCTGCCCCGCAGCACGGGGGCCCTGagcagcccccagcgccggccccGCTCACCTCGCTGACCGCCTGCGTGAGGATCTGGATGATCTTCTCGTGGGGTGTTGCCACCACGCTCTGCCCGTTGATCTCGATGATGCGGTGCCCCACGCGGATGCCGCCTCTCTCCGCGATGCCCCCGCGCATCAGGCTGCAGatctggggaggagggagctggtgaGATCAGAGCGGTGCCCACAGCCCGGGGTGATGGGCGACCACCACCCCAAACCCTCAGATCCATGCAGgctctggggcagagctctgggcTTGggtgctgcctcctccctccagcccatGGGTGTGCAGCGAGGGCAGGGATGTCCCTTTGCACGTGCTGAGCTGCAGGGCAAGGGCAGGCCGCAGGCTTTTGTTCCCCCCACCCGCCCATCGAACCCTCGTGCTCCCTGCGAGCctgggctgcagagccagagctTCTCCCCGCGCCCCCGTGGGGTAACAGCGTCTCCGATACTGTCGGGAGCATTGGTCAGCACGTGACGAGGCCGTGCCACCCCCGCCACTGCCCGCCCAACCCACCAACTCCCACTGCTCCTGGAAATGCTCCTCTCTGCCTTCCAACGCAGCCcagagcagggagcagctggggcacagGGGACAGCAACAAATGTCACTAAGGTCACACCAAGAAAGCTGGGAAGAAACCACCACCCTGACAGCAAATGGCTAAGGAGCAGATCCAACTGCCAGTGCTGCaggagaacaaatcctgtgaggagcgactgaaggagctgggactgttcagtgtgaggaggagaaggctgaggggagactcatcactctctacagctccctgaaaggacgttgtggagaggttggtgctggtctcttctcccagggaattagtgacagaacgagagggaacggctttaaactgcaacaggggaggttcaggctggacatgaggaaaaaatgtttcccagcaagagtggtcagagagtggaataggctgcccagggagggggtggagtccccatccctgggtgtgtttaagggtcgtttagatgagctgttgggggatgtggggtaggggagaactttgtagagtcgggctgagggttggactcgatgatcccgaggggcttttccaacctgagtgattctgtgattctgaggagCCTTTTGCTGTGGCACAGCAGAGCCCTGTGAAACCTCAGCCCTGGCAGGCACGGGGAGCGCTGGAGCTCTGTGCTCATCCACGCGGACGCAGCCAGAGCCGTGTGTCCCTGTGGCAGATGGGCAGCTGGAGCCCTCAGCTGACCCTGGCCCGGCTCCGCTCCCATCCCCGCGGGCACTCGCACTCACCACACCGTTCTCAACACAGAAGCCCAGCTGGTACTTGGAGTCGGGGCGCCGGATGACGGCTGTGGTGACAGGGGGACAGTGCACGATGTTCAGTGTCACCTCTGTCTGGTGCTTCAGCTCCTGGGAGATGGGATGGGGCTTTGTCAGACTTTGGTTGAGAGGGGTGATGCAGCCATGTGGCTCATGGGAGGGCTGAGGACTGGCAACCTGTTTtcaatggggaaactgaggcacatgcAGGGATACGGCCATGCTCAAACTCAGGGAGGTCTTATAAATCCAGTCCAAGACGTCCCACTCTGCCCCTGAGACCACACTGTCCTTGCTttcagctccctcctgcccccgaGGGTACAAGATGCAACAGGTTCCCTCCAGGACACGCACCTGCCTCCTCGCCCACCCTCCTCCTTGGGCAGGGCCCTTGTCTGCACCCTGCCCCAGCAGGTTTAGTCCCCAGCTCTGTCTCTGCCTTGTCACaccccttcctcccaggcacTCAGAGCATGGACTGTCACAGCTCATGGGATGGGCTGGACCCCCCACAttcctgtcccctctgcccccacagcCTCCTATCACCCCTCTGTCCCCATGCCAGGAGCACAGCGGGGGGACACCCCGGCATTACAGATGCTCCCAGACACCTTCAGGCCGGTCCCTGTCTCTGCCAGGGTGGGGGCAGGAGGCCGCCCCCCAGGCAGCCGCGGCTCACCCGGATGATGCTCTGGCAGGTGGCGAGGGGCAGCCCCACCAGGCTCGTCCCGTTGACGCACATGAGGCGGTCCCCGATGCTCAGCTCGCCCGAGCGCTCCGCGGGGCCCCCGTGCATCAGGTTGGCGATGACCACTGTGGGCAGGATGGACCCCCAGCCCGACTCCACGATGGCGATGCCCAGGATCTCTCCCTTCTGCTTCCGGATGCAGACCTGGGTTGGGGCACAGAAGGGTTATGGTCACCAGAGTCATGTGGGCACCCCAGCACGGGTGTCCTGAGCTCACAGCCAGCTGGGATGGGCCCCAGGTTTGTAGGGAGCACCTCAGCTGCTCAGGAAGCCGTGGAGGGGACCACAGAGGTGCCAGCGGGTACCCCACGCTGTCCCCACCCCTCCAAAGCAGCTCTTACATCCTTGCAGTTCTCCTGCCGGGAGAAGTGGGTCAGCTCTGTATTGTATTGCTCCTGGTCCTCGAGGGCACGGCTGTACTGGCGAGGGCTCAGCTCGCTCGGGTCAATGCTGTTGGCCTCCAGGAAGTGCTGGTAGGCCACGCCGAACGCCTGCCCGATGGCCTGAGCAATGACCTGGGCCTGGGGAAAGAGAGGGGTCGTTTGTGCCCATGGCTCAGGGCCAACAGTCTCATGAGCAAACTGGAGCCAagagctgccagcaccctgcaATGCCCAGCACAGGCACCATCCTGGCTCCTTCCCTGCCTGACTGGGCCCCTTTACGGTGCCAATCCTCCCCCAAATTCTCTCTGGGCCGCTCTGTGTTGCAGAGGTGCTCAGGGTGGGCTCCCTCCCCCTTTAGGTGCTCGTCAGGAGCCCCCAGCACGGAGACCCAGAACACCTGGTCATGACAGTGGGACAGGGCCCGGgaccccagcgctgccccccTCTCCCAAGAGACTTGTGTGTCGCCTCACGTCGGCCGAGTGGAAGACGTGGCAGATCATCTTGTAGAGCCTCTTTTCCTCCGCCACCTCCGACCGCCGAGGCAGTTTCCGGCGTGCCATGAGCACCACGAGGGAGCCGATGTCGGCGATGTAGGAGATGGTCTGGAGGGAGTGATCCATCATGGCCTCCTGGCAAGGGGGACGCAGGCAGAGACGTTCAGCCCTCCCCGGCCCGACAGACCCCGTGGGCAGCCTGCGAGCCAGCCAGGCACAGCCACCAGCACGAGGGCTCTGGGTTCAAACACCACTGTGCTGGGATGCAGCTCAAACACCTCTGACACGCTGGGCAGAAATCACGTCTACACTAAAAGGTACAAAGAGCTCCTTCGATCACCTgtgtctctgggtgctgctggggggacaAGACACCTATTCCCTCTCACTATAAAGCAGAAAGTAATCCTGAGgcaaagagctacagaaatgtcAAGCCTAGGTTCCCTGGAGCTTGGTCTGGGAACCCAGCAGCTCCCCCGAGGTGCAGTTTGCACGAGAGGCCTCCCGCAGCCACGCAGAGAGCTGAGGGACACGACGCGTCTGTGTGGGATGGCTGCAGTGACACGTCTCTTCCCAGATGGGTGTACTCGCCCGCAGGCCATCCCTGGGCTCAACCCCACTGGCGTGGGTGCAAAGCAGAGATCCCGAGGCCAAACAGGAAGGTTTCAGCAGCCCCAAAGCCATGCGGGTGCTCCTGTTCCCCACTCACCTGCGTGTCGGCGGTGAGCACCTTGATCCTCTGTGTGGAGACAAACAGATCCACGTCCGTCATGGGCTGGGACTCGCCCTCTGGTGCCTGCAGAACAAAGAGACCAGGGGAggtcactgctgctgccaggactCCTCTGGGTCTCTGCCCCACGGCTGGGAGCTCCCCCCGAGCGCTGCGCCGTGCCCGCGAGGAGCCAGGCTGGTGGCAGTCGTGTCCCCCTACCCTCCTGCACCTTGATCCTGTCCACAGCCTCCTGGGCCTGCGCCATGCGGACGCTGGTCGGGGGGTTCCTCTCTGAGACCAGCTGCGTGGAGCCCAGGTACTTTGCCCCAAAAATCACACCGTCCAGCAGATCCTCTGGGTCGCAAGGGCCTGGAACTGAGGCATCGGGAATAACTAAGCAGGGGCTGGTCCCCCCACCTCTGAGAACTGGGGGTACCAGCTCCTACTGCCCGTTAGCTGTGTTCCTACACACGGCAAAGCAGGTCAGCGCGTGGGAGACAGGCTCCTGGCATCACTGCAGGACCAACTGACCCCAGGGCTGCTTCCCCCTTCCCTCAAGCACACCCTGGCATCCCCCGCTCCCTTCCCAAGCCTGAGCTTCCCCCCTCCCGACCCCTGAAGCGTCCCCATTTCCTCAGCAAAGGGCAAGCTGGGATGGAACAAAGCCACCCAGAGTCTGCAGCCATGTTCCCACCCTGTGTGGGTGCAAAGCTGGGTGCTCCCTCTCCAGCTGGGACCGCCGGTCCCCCCTGCATTCGGGGTCAGAGCAGGAGGTGGTGGGTCAGGACTCCTGGGTGGTTTTGCTGCTCGAGCACAGAAGCAACTCACCCTCTTTGAAGGCCGGGCAGGAGGATGGGGGTTCCTTCTTCTGCAAAGCAATGAGAGAGCAGGTGAGGCTCTGGCTGGGATCCCAGGGATTCAGCCTGCCTGCCCCGGGAGCACCAGGACAGTGAGGGGCACAGTGTCCCAAGgcagggggagcggggagcgcagggtcctggggctgggggaccGTTCCAACCCACCAGCCTCTTCCCCGGGGCATGCACGGATCAGCCCGCCATGCAAGCATCCCCTGCATTCAAGGCAGCAGGAGCCAAAGCCATACTGAGGGTCTTATCTGGGCACCCCAGCAGCATGAGGCCCCATAAGACCTGAGGAAAAGACATTCCTGGcttccctctgtccccacccAAAACTTCACGAGGGAGCAGAGCCAAGGGGCATGTCCTGGCTCGCTGCCGCACCGCCGCAGCCCGTGCGCGATGCACTCACGGTCACACCGCCTTGGGCTGGCTGCTCTGCCTCCGGGGCCGGAGCAGGAGGCAGGGCCACCCAGGCTGGCTCCGGGGAACCGTCCCGATTGCCCTCACAGGCGGAGTCGACCTCGCAGAGCCCCTCTCCATAATACCAGCTGCCAGAAGGTCCTTCCTCTGAGCTCTCCGGCCTCCCCAGCCCTTCAGGCTTCTCCACAGTGGCCAGTTCCTCCTGAGCCTGCAGCATCTCCAGGTTGGTTCCAGCCAGGACATCGGAGCGGGCCAAGGGTGTCTCGGCACTGGCTTCAGGCAGCCCCCCCTCGTAGCACAGGAGGTTCAGCAAGTCCTCGCGGTCAGCCTCGGCAAAGAGCAGGCCGTGGCAGGGCCGGGCGCAGGCTGGGTGCTGGGCGCAGCAGGGCCGCGTCTCCAGGCCCCGGCCCATGGCCACATgcagcgggcagggctggcacttACCCTGGCATTCCTGGGAGCTGCGCCGGCTCTGCTCGCCGGCCAGACGGGCTGCGCCAGCGCTCGAGGAGGGCAGCGGGCCCCGCTCTGAGGTGGGCGAGCGGTCGCAGAGGTTGGGGTCGAGGGTCTCGAGCTGGGCCAGCAGGCCCTGGATCTCCGTGGGCTCCTCCTCTGCATCCTCGGCCCACTCGGTCCCAGCTGGGCGGGTGCCGGCCTCGGGGGCCTCGTCCAGCTCCATACCCGCCAGGTCGCCGCTGCTGGGGGCTCGGGGGTGTCCTGTGTCCCGAGGGGTACTCCTGGCGCTGGGTTTCCAGCCGGCAGAGCCCTGCGGCCCCGCGGTCGCTGCCTCCTCTTCCATCTCTTTTTCCAAGTCCCGGCAAAGCTCATTTTGTCCACCTCCGCCTCCTTCGAGGTCCGAGGCTGAAGCAGGCCCCGAGCTGGGCCTCAGGCCCCTCTGCTGACCCTCGGGGGCGGGCAGGTCCCGCCCGGAGCCgcaggcaggctgcagggtgATGAAGGGGGGCCCCTCCGGCCGC
The Strix uralensis isolate ZFMK-TIS-50842 chromosome 27, bStrUra1, whole genome shotgun sequence DNA segment above includes these coding regions:
- the APBA3 gene encoding amyloid-beta A4 precursor protein-binding family A member 3 isoform X2 produces the protein MESSMDFQAAAPPAPDLGTDEAPEPPAMDTEEGPAGRPGAPELRAGAGRPEGPPFITLQPACGSGRDLPAPEGQQRGLRPSSGPASASDLEGGGGGQNELCRDLEKEMEEEAATAGPQGSAGWKPSARSTPRDTGHPRAPSSGDLAGMELDEAPEAGTRPAGTEWAEDAEEEPTEIQGLLAQLETLDPNLCDRSPTSERGPLPSSSAGAARLAGEQSRRSSQECQGKCQPCPLHVAMGRGLETRPCCAQHPACARPCHGLLFAEADREDLLNLLCYEGGLPEASAETPLARSDVLAGTNLEMLQAQEELATVEKPEGLGRPESSEEGPSGSWYYGEGLCEVDSACEGNRDGSPEPAWVALPPAPAPEAEQPAQGGVTKKEPPSSCPAFKEVPGPCDPEDLLDGVIFGAKYLGSTQLVSERNPPTSVRMAQAQEAVDRIKAPEGESQPMTDVDLFVSTQRIKVLTADTQEAMMDHSLQTISYIADIGSLVVLMARRKLPRRSEVAEEKRLYKMICHVFHSADAQVIAQAIGQAFGVAYQHFLEANSIDPSELSPRQYSRALEDQEQYNTELTHFSRQENCKDVCIRKQKGEILGIAIVESGWGSILPTVVIANLMHGGPAERSGELSIGDRLMCVNGTSLVGLPLATCQSIIRELKHQTEVTLNIVHCPPVTTAVIRRPDSKYQLGFCVENGVICSLMRGGIAERGGIRVGHRIIEINGQSVVATPHEKIIQILTQAVSEVHIKTMPASTYRLLTGQEQPLFL
- the APBA3 gene encoding amyloid-beta A4 precursor protein-binding family A member 3 isoform X1 — translated: MESSMDFQAAAPPAPDLGTDEAPEPPAMDTEEGPAGRPGAPELRAGAGRPEGPPFITLQPACGSGRDLPAPEGQQRGLRPSSGPASASDLEGGGGGQNELCRDLEKEMEEEAATAGPQGSAGWKPSARSTPRDTGHPRAPSSGDLAGMELDEAPEAGTRPAGTEWAEDAEEEPTEIQGLLAQLETLDPNLCDRSPTSERGPLPSSSAGAARLAGEQSRRSSQECQGKCQPCPLHVAMGRGLETRPCCAQHPACARPCHGLLFAEADREDLLNLLCYEGGLPEASAETPLARSDVLAGTNLEMLQAQEELATVEKPEGLGRPESSEEGPSGSWYYGEGLCEVDSACEGNRDGSPEPAWVALPPAPAPEAEQPAQGGVTKKEPPSSCPAFKEVPGPCDPEDLLDGVIFGAKYLGSTQLVSERNPPTSVRMAQAQEAVDRIKAPEGESQPMTDVDLFVSTQRIKVLTADTQEAMMDHSLQTISYIADIGSLVVLMARRKLPRRSEVAEEKRLYKMICHVFHSADAQVIAQAIGQAFGVAYQHFLEANSIDPSELSPRQYSRALEDQEQYNTELTHFSRQENCKDVCIRKQKGEILGIAIVESGWGSILPTVVIANLMHGGPAERSGELSIGDRLMCVNGTSLVGLPLATCQSIIRELKHQTEVTLNIVHCPPVTTAVIRRPDSKYQLGFCVENGVGHTALAASAWMSTELQRSPCLPGLRFHRALLCHSKRLLRITESLSLNLPCCSLKPFPLVLSLIPWEKRPAPTSPQRPFREL
- the APBA3 gene encoding amyloid-beta A4 precursor protein-binding family A member 3 isoform X3, encoding MDTEEGPAGRPGAPELRAGAGRPEGPPFITLQPACGSGRDLPAPEGQQRGLRPSSGPASASDLEGGGGGQNELCRDLEKEMEEEAATAGPQGSAGWKPSARSTPRDTGHPRAPSSGDLAGMELDEAPEAGTRPAGTEWAEDAEEEPTEIQGLLAQLETLDPNLCDRSPTSERGPLPSSSAGAARLAGEQSRRSSQECQGKCQPCPLHVAMGRGLETRPCCAQHPACARPCHGLLFAEADREDLLNLLCYEGGLPEASAETPLARSDVLAGTNLEMLQAQEELATVEKPEGLGRPESSEEGPSGSWYYGEGLCEVDSACEGNRDGSPEPAWVALPPAPAPEAEQPAQGGVTKKEPPSSCPAFKEVPGPCDPEDLLDGVIFGAKYLGSTQLVSERNPPTSVRMAQAQEAVDRIKAPEGESQPMTDVDLFVSTQRIKVLTADTQEAMMDHSLQTISYIADIGSLVVLMARRKLPRRSEVAEEKRLYKMICHVFHSADAQVIAQAIGQAFGVAYQHFLEANSIDPSELSPRQYSRALEDQEQYNTELTHFSRQENCKDVCIRKQKGEILGIAIVESGWGSILPTVVIANLMHGGPAERSGELSIGDRLMCVNGTSLVGLPLATCQSIIRELKHQTEVTLNIVHCPPVTTAVIRRPDSKYQLGFCVENGVGHTALAASAWMSTELQRSPCLPGLRFHRALLCHSKRLLRITESLSLNLPCCSLKPFPLVLSLIPWEKRPAPTSPQRPFREL
- the APBA3 gene encoding amyloid-beta A4 precursor protein-binding family A member 3 isoform X4, producing MESSMDFQAAAPPAPDLGTDEAPEPPAMDTEEGPAGRPGAPELRAGAGRPEGPPFITLQPACGSGRDLPAPEGQQRGLRPSSGPASASDLEGGGGGQNELCRDLEKEMEEEAATAGPQGSAGWKPSARSTPRDTGHPRAPSSGDLAGMELDEAPEAGTRPAGTEWAEDAEEEPTEIQGLLAQLETLDPNLCDRSPTSERGPLPSSSAGAARLAGEQSRRSSQECQGKCQPCPLHVAMGRGLETRPCCAQHPACARPCHGLLFAEADREDLLNLLCYEGGLPEASAETPLARSDVLAGTNLEMLQAQEELATVEKPEGLGRPESSEEGPSGSWYYGEGLCEVDSACEGNRDGSPEPAWVALPPAPAPEAEQPAQGGVTKKEPPSSCPAFKEVPGPCDPEDLLDGVIFGAKYLGSTQLVSERNPPTSVRMAQAQEAVDRIKAPEGESQPMTDVDLFVSTQRIKVLTADTQEAMMDHSLQTISYIADIGSLVVLMARRKLPRRSEVAEEKRLYKMICHVFHSADAQVIAQAIGQAFGVAYQHFLEANSIDPSELSPRQYSRALEDQEQYNTELTHFSRQENCKDVCIRKQKGEILGIAIVESGWGSILPTVVIANLMHGGPAERSGELSIGDRLMCVNGTSLVGLPLATCQSIIRELKHQTEVTLNIVHCPPVTTAVIRRPDSKYQLGFCVENGVGHTALAASAWMSTELQRSPCLPGLRFHRALLCHSKRLLRITESLRSAA